The proteins below come from a single Triticum aestivum cultivar Chinese Spring chromosome 5D, IWGSC CS RefSeq v2.1, whole genome shotgun sequence genomic window:
- the LOC123124315 gene encoding protein PHOSPHATE-INDUCED 1 homolog, producing MPSSSTRARNRPTHHPYKSAPKHCIPFHASPLMTMSKPHAACSLLLALLIGLTRPSPCTSSLYNPPPPDMTYHHGGVLDSTVPVSVLYYGAFSPHHKAVLADFLRSLSPRSRPHTFGAPAAASSASVAQWWETVDRYVQRTGRERTRVMLTNQVSDEGCSLGKHLSRLQVEQLAARLGVAPGGVAVVLTAADVAVDGFCGSSCGLHGSLAPGGAVHVWVGNAAVQCPGRCAWPFHAADPAAAATAGPGRHRSGETPLRAPNGDAGVDGMVINLAALLAGAVTNPYGHGYFQGDAGAPVEVGGGCPGVYGRGAYPGYPGAVKLDTATAGGYNVVGRNGRRYLVPALLDPANYSCLVMA from the coding sequence ATGCCTTCCTCGTCCACCCGTGCAAGAAACAGACCAACGCACCACCCATATAAAAGCGCACCAAAGCACTGCATTCCGTTCCATGCTTCGCCATTAATGACGATGAGCAAGCCGCACGCCGCGTGCTCCCTCTTGCTAGCCCTGCTCATCGGCCTCACCCGCCCTTCGCCGTGCACCTCCTCCCTGTACAatcccccgccgccggacatgaCGTACCACCACGGCGGCGTGCTCGACAGCACCGTGCCGGTCTCCGTGCTCTACTACGGCGCCTTCTCGCCGCATCACAAGGCCGTCCTCGCCGACTTCCTGCGCTCGCTCTCCCCGCGCTCGCGCCCCCACACCTTCGGCGCTCCGGCGGccgcgtcgtcggcgtcggtggctCAGTGGTGGGAGACCGTCGACCGGTACGTGCAGAGGACCGGCAGGGAGCGCACGCGGGTGATGCTCACCAACCAGGTGTCCGATGAGGGGTGCTCGCTGGGGAAGCACCTGTCCCGGCTCCAGGTCGAGCAGCTGGCGGCGCGGCTCGGCGTGGCGCCCGGGGGCGTCGCCGTCGTGCTCACCGCCGCGGACGTCGCAGTGGACGGCTTCTGCGGGAGCTCCTGCGGGCTGCACGGCTCGCTGGCGCCCGGCGGCGCGGTGCACGTGTGGGTGGGCAACGCGGCCGTGCAGTGCCCGGGCCGGTGCGCGTGGCCGTTCCACGCCGCGGACCCTGCCGCGGCGGCCACGGCAGGGCCTGGGCGCCACAGGAGCGGGGAGACTCCGCTCCGTGCGCCCAACGGCGACGCCGGAGTGGACGGCATGGTGATCAACCTCGCGGCGCTGCTGGCCGGCGCGGTGACGAACCCGTACGGGCACGGATACTTCCAGGGCGACGCGGGCGCGCCGGTGGAGGTGGGCGGCGGGTGCCCAGGCGTGTACGGGCGCGGTGCTTACCCTGGCTACCCCGGCGCGGTGAAGCTTGACACGGCCACCGCCGGCGGATACAACGTGGTGGGCAGGAACGGCAGGAGGTACCTCGTGCCGGCCCTGCTCGATCCCGCCAACTACTCCTGCCTTGTCATGGCCTGA